The Apibacter raozihei genome contains a region encoding:
- the gldJ gene encoding gliding motility lipoprotein GldJ, translating into MKIGKFILLLAIVSSVSLTMVSCGGGGGRTKPGGGTKNSTSLTGWKANDRNGWFFSNKKKNEKGWTGMVFVEGGTFTMGLVKDDVMHDWNNTPTRMQVRSFFIGETEITNYEYRMYVTWLKYVYSPTEQNYKDIYFGALPDTLVWKNKLSRNDVYSEDYFRAPQFDNYPVVGVSWLQAQRYCDWLTDRANERELMNKGIISKDFYNDASNNVGSNSFNVEKYKYNDPGLEGIINEDKVAKQNGITSKNERVIAVNKSAQGNLVQKFRLPTEAEWEYAALAEADNRQYNLVEGKDVMINKMRGKKGRNRGQFLDNFKYGQGDYSGIGGWGNDGNAITSDVRAYPSNPFGIYGMYGNVAEWTQDVYRPLIDTDYNDFNYYRGNVYQQFINEEGSAGRFKKVEDDNIQYDTLSDGRRIYKSLSGKFETEVVDDSRNFRDGDLQSSLEAGDGRVDSTGSYNFYNSPIRNWTVDKKGRVVLEKDSKMRTSQISNDLRVIKGGSWNDTAYWLDPGQRRYMLENESAVWVGFRVAQDHKGKESSSSKTKRGTNNKIPK; encoded by the coding sequence ATGAAAATAGGGAAATTCATTTTATTATTAGCAATTGTATCTTCCGTTTCTCTTACTATGGTAAGTTGTGGAGGCGGTGGAGGAAGGACCAAGCCGGGTGGTGGTACCAAAAATAGTACAAGTCTAACCGGATGGAAAGCTAATGATAGAAACGGTTGGTTTTTCAGCAACAAAAAGAAGAATGAAAAAGGATGGACAGGAATGGTTTTTGTTGAAGGAGGAACTTTCACTATGGGACTTGTTAAAGATGACGTAATGCACGATTGGAATAATACTCCTACCCGTATGCAGGTACGATCCTTTTTTATAGGCGAAACGGAGATTACTAATTATGAATACCGAATGTATGTTACCTGGTTGAAATATGTATATTCTCCAACCGAGCAGAATTATAAAGATATATACTTTGGTGCGCTTCCCGATACATTGGTCTGGAAAAATAAGTTGTCAAGAAATGATGTGTATTCGGAAGATTATTTCAGAGCACCTCAGTTTGATAATTATCCTGTTGTAGGAGTTAGCTGGCTACAGGCACAAAGATACTGTGACTGGCTTACAGACCGTGCAAACGAAAGAGAACTGATGAATAAGGGTATTATTTCTAAAGATTTCTATAATGATGCTTCCAACAACGTCGGATCTAATTCATTTAATGTAGAAAAATATAAATATAATGACCCAGGTTTAGAAGGAATTATTAATGAAGATAAAGTTGCTAAACAAAACGGTATTACAAGTAAAAATGAACGGGTAATTGCTGTAAATAAAAGTGCACAGGGTAATTTAGTTCAAAAGTTCAGACTACCTACCGAAGCTGAATGGGAATATGCTGCGCTTGCAGAAGCTGACAACCGACAGTACAATTTGGTTGAAGGTAAAGATGTTATGATTAACAAAATGCGTGGTAAAAAAGGAAGAAACAGAGGTCAGTTCCTAGATAATTTCAAATACGGACAAGGAGACTATTCCGGTATTGGTGGTTGGGGTAATGATGGAAATGCGATTACTTCAGATGTAAGGGCTTATCCTTCAAATCCTTTCGGAATTTACGGAATGTACGGGAATGTAGCTGAGTGGACACAGGATGTATACAGACCTCTTATTGATACAGATTACAATGATTTTAACTATTATAGAGGAAATGTTTATCAGCAATTTATAAACGAAGAAGGTAGTGCCGGAAGATTTAAAAAGGTAGAAGATGATAATATTCAATACGATACTTTATCTGATGGAAGAAGAATATATAAAAGTTTATCCGGTAAATTTGAAACGGAGGTTGTTGATGACTCAAGAAATTTCAGAGACGGAGATTTACAATCATCTTTAGAGGCAGGAGATGGAAGAGTAGATTCAACAGGTTCATATAATTTTTATAACTCTCCTATAAGAAACTGGACAGTAGATAAAAAAGGAAGAGTTGTACTTGAAAAAGACTCTAAAATGAGAACATCGCAAATCAGCAATGATTTAAGAGTTATTAAAGGAGGTTCTTGGAATGACACTGCATATTGGTTAGATCCGGGACAAAGAAGATATATGTTGGAAAATGAATCAGCTGTATGGGTAGGATTCAGAGTAGCTCAGGATCATAAAGGTAAAGAATCATCTTCATCTAAGACGAAAAGAGGAACCAATAATAAAATTCCTAAATAA
- a CDS encoding Smr/MutS family protein yields MFKSGDKVKVVDEEGVFVIKQLHKGTAVLEDQYGFETEYSLSKILPYISVDETVIGVEIRLAKNKTDKAKNKLVNSKEECREIDLHIGHLMDSIKNVQPHQMLQKQLNTAKYEIDRARKDQLKKLILIHGKGKGVLKEEIYKMLKTMDRIEFFEADIMKYRFGAVEIRFY; encoded by the coding sequence ATGTTCAAATCAGGAGATAAAGTTAAGGTAGTAGACGAAGAAGGTGTATTTGTTATTAAGCAATTACACAAAGGAACAGCTGTCCTGGAAGATCAGTATGGATTTGAAACGGAATATAGTTTGAGTAAAATATTGCCTTATATATCAGTAGATGAAACTGTAATAGGTGTTGAAATTCGTTTAGCTAAAAATAAAACGGATAAAGCTAAAAATAAATTAGTCAACAGTAAAGAAGAATGTAGAGAAATAGATCTACATATTGGTCATTTAATGGATTCTATAAAAAATGTTCAACCTCATCAAATGCTTCAAAAACAACTAAATACTGCAAAATATGAAATTGATAGAGCAAGAAAAGATCAGCTTAAAAAATTAATTCTTATTCATGGAAAGGGAAAAGGAGTTTTAAAAGAAGAAATTTATAAAATGCTTAAAACTATGGATAGAATTGAATTTTTTGAAGCAGATATTATGAAGTATCGTTTTGGAGCCGTTGAAATCAGATTTTATTAA